The genomic interval gttttctctctttcccagttctgaaaaAGATCGTCAATCTGAATCATCAACTCGCTTTCTCATTCCACAGgttgtgcctgacctgctgagttactccagcattgtgtgtctatcttgacTATTTCCAACGTTGGTTTTTctttcaagattccaacatttcaACATTGAACCGCACCTCCGACTCCTGAATGGACCaacacaattataaactaaacataTTGTAAAATGGTAGCATAACTCTTTTAGTTGCCTGTGTTAGGATGAGTTAGAAAGCCAACAGGGGCCAAGATGATAAAGAGTTATTGACTTATTCCCTCACAAGTACCGAGTGccgccagcattttctgtttgaatTGTGCAGTAACCAAGATCAGGCTCCAGATACTGCAGGAACtggaataaagtcatagagtcgtacagcacctaaataggccctttggcctaactcgtccgcaccaaccaagatgctccatgtgCACTAGTCCCAactacccgtgtttggcccatatccctccaaccctttcccatccatgtacctgtccaatgtcttttaaatgccgcacctgcctcaactacctcctctggcagctcattctatatacccaccactctctgtggggaaaacgttgcccctcatgttcctattaaattttacccctctcactttaaatctgcaccctctagttcttgattccccactcCAGGACAAGgactctgtgcgttcaccctatGTATTCCTCCTGGTAAATATATCTATAATAGATATCATATATAACCTGATAATATCTATAACATCACGTATCAGCCCCCCTGCGCATCAGCCCCCCTGCGCACCGACCCcatttgcccatttccctccacagatgctgcctggcccgctgagttcctccagcactttgtgtttcgctcaaggTCAGGTTTGGCTTCAAATGTCTCTCAGCTCGGGGGCGGCATGATgttggggcggcacgatggcgcagcgggtagagtcgctgcttcacatcgccagagacccgggttcgatcctgacctgtgtgggtttgcgTGGCTTTCgagggttttcctcccacatcccaaagacgtgcgggtttgtaggttaattggccctctgtaaattgcctcctggtgtgtagggagtggacgagaacgtgggataacataacatagtgtgaatggtgatcgatggtcagaatggactcggtgggctgaagggcctgtttccgtgctgtatctctaaactaaattaaaccgaaATAAGTTACATTTTCAACCGCGCATCAGTGCAGTAATAAagttagaaaggaactgcagattctggtttgcacAGAAGTTAGACACAACGTGGGGagtaaataactcagcgggtcaggcagcatcgctggaggaaaaggatgggtgacgttttgtttcGTCCAATAATCAGACTTGGCTTCAATTGTCTGATTCTTCAGAGGTCCGCagcaggatctcgacccgaaacgtcacccagagatgctgcctgacccgctgagttactccagcactttgtggctgggTAAGTCAAACACCGTTAAAACGCCTCTGCTAAATGTGGCGGCATTTCTTCATTGGACAGTCGGTCAAGTCTCGTCCGGGACAGGAGACGGGGTTGTTGACGTCGCGGTGAGCGGGGCTGCAACTCTTCAGCTCCAAGATTGACAAGTGGCCCCTTCGGAGAAGAAAGGGCGAGCATTTATAGAGAGCATGCAGCGGGCAGCAACAAACGCCACTTAACCTGCAACGCGGAGCCAGGCACGAATATGAAGGTgagtgagagaggagagggcgggagagagagagagagagaaagagaggagagagagagagggagggagagagagggagggagagagagagaggggggggggggagagtgaagagagagggggagagagaggagagagagagagagagagagagagagagagagagagacagagagagagagagagagagaaagagagagagagagagagagagagagagagagagagagagagagagagagagagagagagagagagagagagagagagagagagagagagagagagagagagagagagagagagagagagagagagagagagagagagagagagagagagagagagagaaagagtgctcCATCCTATTGGAAAataataggcacaaagtgctggactgtgtgtctttttgtaaaccagcgtctgcagttccttctatctcAATTCTATGGAAGATTATCCCTCTCCCACTGAATATTCCTTGCAAACGATCTTCCTAACAAAGTCTAAACTTCTGGTTAAGAGCCACTGTCTTGGAGGGGTTTTTTTTGCGATATATTTTGCCTATAATTCAGATTCTGGGTTGGACAGGGGGAATAACCCAATAGCGAGAAAACTATGGAAGGAGAGCAAACTACAATCCCGGTATTTGCAAAACAGAAAGTTGCACCatatattattttaaaagttagtgtaagttggggcggcacagtggcgctggtagacctgctgcctcacagcgccagagatgcaggttcgaacctgacctcgggtgctgtctgtgtggagtttgtacgttcaccctgtggacCTTGAGTGGGTCtcgtccgggtgctcaggtttcctcccacatccccaaagatgtgcggattctGTAGGGTCTGTAAGTAGCCTCCTATTGTGCAGGGAGttttggtttttagttttagtgatacagcgtggaatcgggtcgagtccgcgccgatcagcgatcacgagTTCACACTTATTCCATATtactccccctttctcatccactccctgcacacgagctgggaatttacagagggccaattaacctacaaacctacacgtctttggagtgtgggaggaaaccggagcacccggagaaaacccagacaaacccagagaatgtacaagctccatacgggcagcacctgtggtcaggatcgaacccgggtctctgacgctgtgaggttaCAACtatacagctgtgccactgtgggatgagaaagttgggtaacatagaactagtgagcgggtgatcgatggtctgcgtggactcggtgggccgaagggcctgtttccatactgtatctcttaactaaactaaactaaactaaaccaagcgcaGCTGCATTTTCAACGGCGCATCAGTAAAGTCAAACAGTTAAGACaaactgtgtagaaaggaactgaaggtgctggtttataccgaagatagactcaaagtgctggagtaactcagcgggacaggcagcatctctggaggaaaaggacggGTGGCGTTTGAGAAAGTGgggttacatagaactagtgaacgtgTGGGTGGTCGctgctcggcgtggactcggtggtctgaagtgcctgtttccacgctgtttgtctGAACCAAACGGTGACTGGTTTACTGAGGTTCATTCTGTTGTGCAGGGTCTGGGGACGGTCACGATTCAAGGCCTGCTGCTGTTTTTCGTGTCTTCGTATCTTGTACAATCTCGGGACGTCCCACAGGTACTGACTGCCCCGGTTGTTAATCCACCCAGTCTTTCCCACCCACCCTTACTCTCACCCCCCGCCCCACGGTTGTAGTTGGCGCTGACGCGATTGTCTTTCTTCCTCATTAGGGTCACTTCCAGAGACGCAATTGGACCCCTCAAGCAATATTGTACCTGAAAGGCGCACGTAAGTCAAGACCTAAGATCCAATTCTCTTTACGTGCCTCCGTTTACATAGAGGGTTACATAAGACCGTAAGATCAtacgacataggagcagaattagaccattcggcccatcgagtctgttccgccatttgatcacggctgatctatctttccctgtcaaccccatttTCCCGCCTTCCCCCTGTAACACCTGGCACATattagtacagtacaggaacaggcccttcggcccacaatgtttgtgctggacatgatgccaagaccaactcttaccttccTGCACCTAATTCATTATtttcccattccctgcatattctgtGTAAGATAAGTTGCCTCGTAAATCTAAAGtttccctctctcactttaaaccttatGCCTTGTCgcttttgacatttccaacccggGGGAAAAGATCCCGACTATTCCCCCGAcaattgtatccacttccatCAGGATTTGTGCTGAACccgatgtcaagaccaactcatatctgcctgcacataatctgtattcctccattccctgcatatcagtgtgcctatccaaagatctcttaaatgccgctatggTTTCTGCCTTGCATTTTGCGCATTCCAAgcactgtgtaaaataaaaatgtCCCTCATATCTCCGCTACTCTACTTGCTCCTAGCTTGAAGCTTTGCCTTCTAGAATTTGATTTTTCTCTTCTGCGGAAAAGCATCTGACTGTCGACcccgtctatgcctctcatcattttacacacttctatcaggtcctctCAACCCCAGccgttccggagaaaacaatctacgtctgtccgacctctccctgtagctcataccCTCTCTCCTGGCGTcattactaggctaattcccggaatggcgggactgtcatatgttgaaagactggagcgactacactggaatttagaaggatgagaggagatcttatcgaaacgtataagattattaaggggctggacacgttagaggcatgaaacatgttcccaatgttgggggagtccagaacaaggggccacagtttaagaataaggggtaggccatttagaactgagatgaggataaactttttcagtcagagagttgtgaatctgtggaattctctgcctcagaaggcagtggaggccaattctctgaatgcattcaagaaagagctagatagagctcttaaggatagcggaattagggggtatggggagaaggcaggaacgggtactgattgagaatgaccagccatgatcacattgaattgtggtctcctaatctgaggaaagacattctagccttagagggactacagagaaggttcaccagattgatccctgggatggcaggactttcatatgaagaatgactggatagactaggcttatactcgctggaatttagaagactgagaggggatcttatagaaacatataaaattcttaaggggttggagaggctagatgcgggaagattgttctcgatgttggggaagtccagaactaggggtcacaacttaaggataagggggaagtcctttaggaccgagatgagaaaacatttcttcacacgaagagtggtgagtctgtggaattctctgccacagaaggtaattgaggccagttcattggctatatttaagagggagttagatgtggcccttgtggctaaagggatcagggggtatggagagaaggcaggtacaggttactgagttggatgatcagccatgatcatattgaatggcggtgcaggctcgaagggccgaatggcctactcctgcacctattttctatgtttctatgtttctatgaatggcggtgctggctcgatgggccgaatggcctcctcctgcacctattgtctattgtctattgtcattctggtaaacctcctctgcgcccTGTTCAAAGCCGCCATATCCTTCATGTAATAGGCCGGTCACAACTGTATGCAATGCTCCTAACCGaagccctataaagctgcataaAGTTTAATGTAAGGTAAAGTTTAATGACCAAGATTGCAAGTCAGTAGTCGCGtggaacacaaaagtgctggggtaacgcagtgggtcaggcagcgtctctggaggacatggacaggtgacgtttcagatcggaacccttcttcagagccatccattccctccacagatgctgcctgacccgctgagttactccagcactttgcattctacGCGAGATTCTAGCGCATGCAGTTCCTCCTGTTTCCTCTTATTTTGTGAGGTTTAAAATGGTTATATGAAATTATATCCGTTCTTTATTTCTTTACGGGTTGACACACGCGAGAGGTAAattgaaggcacaaggaactgtagatgctgggttaAGACTGGGTTAAGATGctgtgtccgaagaagggtctcgacccgaaacgtcacccattcctttttctccagtgatgctgcctgtcccgctgagttactccagcattttgtgtctactgttgaCGCTGGAAATTTAAGCAAAGCATAAAGTCCTGGAAGAacacggtgggtcaggcagcatttgtggagggaatggacaggcgaagtttcaggtcgggaccattcttcagactgatggaacagGAGAACCGCCCAACTCTCTTTTCcagccacccccctcccctcccacccccttccacctTTATTCTATTGGTGttgggaagggtcccgacccgtaacgtcgtctgtacattccctccactgatgctgcctgacccaccgagttcttccaggactttgtgctttgctctaaAGTACTATTTCTGCCTATCCCTATCGATGGAGTATTGGACGTGGAAGATTACGCTGTTTTAGAATACCTGGTAAATTGAGATACATGGTTGGTTTACAATTAATTATATAATCAGCTtcaatctacacacacacacacaattcatACTAGATCCTAAATAATTATctgcgtagggaggaactgcagatgccggtttaaaccgaagagagacacagaaaagtggagtaactcagcgggtcaggcagcatctctggagagaaggaattggtgacgtttcgggtcgagacacttcttcagacgtttctcgacccgaaacgtcacccattccttttctccagagaagctgcctgtcccgctgagttactccagcattttgtgtctatcttcggtttaaaccagcatctgcagttccttccaaagattaagcatcactggagaaaatgattggatgacgtttcgggtggacagtctgaagaagggtctcgacccgaaacgtcacctattcataaataattatttattggGGCGAGAAAGACTGGGTTAGATTAACTTTGTACTGTACTAACAAGCACTCACGATTACCTTCAAAGAGTGAATGCATTTCTGGGTTGTGAAGTAGTCTCGTTTAGCCAAAGGGCTTGAAAGTCAGTACATGGATTTAAAGTCGCTGGTTACAATTCTTAAGTAAACGTCATTCCCCGAACTTCAACTGGCGCTTGTCGTCAATGAATGCAAAGAGACAGGTATAAATTCAGAGGCAGGTATAAATATCTCTTGTGAAAATCCCAACAATAACCTCTTCCAAGATATCGTTTCAGAATTCGCACCGTTCACATTCGAACAGCTGACTTCGTATTTCACGGCATCTTACGTTTCTATTGAAAGTTCAGGAAATTTCACGGGGTGTTAAGTTTCTAGTGAACGTGCAGGAAATGcaaaatagttttgtttttaagacacagagcgctggagtaactcaacgggtccaggcagcatctccggagaacttggataggcgacgtttcgggtcgggaccatttttTTTCCACGCAGTTTCAAATTTCTGCTTGAATTATCTCCACAGAGGGACGGCGGTTCACAGCGGACGATGGAAAAGACAGCGACCTCTTTGAGAAAATAGATATCGGTAAGAGGCAGAGGAGAGACGGAGACacgaggaaccgcaggtgctgggatctggagcaaaccgcaaagtgctggaggaactcagcgggtcaggcagcatctttggagggaaatggacaggcgacgtttggggtcgggacccttctttgtcgatggagaagggaggggggggggtggaaagaaaagaggtggggggagagccaagctgacaagtgataggtggatacaggtgagggggtgattgacaaatgggtggacaaagggtgtgagataaggagagaagaaaagtgaaatgtaaaaccagagggagggatacatGTGGAAGGGGGTGGCTAGGGGGAGGTGGAGATGTATTAGTTACAACTGGAGGATTCAAtcatcataccattggattgtatgGTACAACCTGAGAATTGGAGAAGTGTTTTGTGGTAAGAGTCAGGACATTTCAATAATGTTCTGCATTCTACAGgtaataaaaaagaactgcaggtgctgattcaaACCaacaataggcacaaaatgttggaataactcagtgggtcaggccagcatctctggacaattgTGGAGCCACGTTGTGGTACATAGGCACTGCCGCTGCCACCGGCCACTGTCTCAGATGGCAGCTAGTCATGAGgataaccaaggaactgcaggcactggcTTACTaacaaacacacaaagtgctggagtaactcagcgagccgaggcagcgtctctggagaacatggataggtgatgtttcgggttgggaccctccttcagactgaagaagagtcttgacccaaaacgtcatctatacataccctccagagatgctgcctggcccgctgagttactccagcactttgtgtgtctaccttctgcattCTGCACGTGTAgagaggaactgcggatgctggtttacatcgaagatagaccccaaaatgctggagtcacaaaactcagcgggtcaggcagcatctctggagaaaaggaataggtgacctttggggtcgagacccttctgcatgcAATAGTTTGGTATTGCATTAGATGGGATACAATTGAGAATGGCCCACTCCCACTCCTCTTTCTACCATTAACAGATCAGCAGTAAAAAGTCATTCTTCAGTAGTCAATAGTCAGTGGTGttatatctgccacagaaggtagttgaggccagttcattggctatatttaagagggagttagatgtggcccttgtggctaaagggatcaggaggtatggagagaaggcaggtacgggatactgagttggatgatcagccatgatcatattgaatggcggtgcaggctcgaagggccgaatggcctactcctgcacctattttctatgtttctatgtcacgtattcaactgcacagtgaaatccgTTTTGCATGTATCGCACATGCGGGCGCCACCATTTTTGATGCCATTATTCCAAGTTCAAAGTCTGGTCAGCCCATCTGGCCATCTTTGTGTTTGCAGGGgcatctcctgcagccgacctttgaaggcgctggagtcattaccgcggttcacccttccaCCGGCCCACTCTCCTCACATCTGACATGTCCAGCTCCCTCCCTCTTGCACCGACCGACCAACCTGTGGGCGGGTTCGGGGTCCCACCGACCGACCGACGGGCCCTCGGGTGGGTCCATGCAGATTCAAATATAGCTGTTCTTTTTGTTTCTTCTATCAGAAACCAGAAGCCAAAACACCAACCCGTCATCCCTGTCAGAAGCAATGGCGGTCCTCCTTGCTTCGGTGAGGCAGGCACGAGAGGGCAAGTACGTTGGCAAGCGATCTGCAAGCTCACTGCACTCTGAGGTATGTGAAAGAGCAAAGCCCCAAtatatacagagagagagagaatggtgaGACATAGAAAAACCCCACAGCAGACCGTTCATtagtaaaacacagagtgctggagaaactcaaagggtcaggcagcatctgcggtgg from Rhinoraja longicauda isolate Sanriku21f chromosome 23, sRhiLon1.1, whole genome shotgun sequence carries:
- the spx gene encoding spexin prohormone 1 — encoded protein: MKGLGTVTIQGLLLFFVSSYLVQSRDVPQGHFQRRNWTPQAILYLKGAQGRRFTADDGKDSDLFEKIDIETRSQNTNPSSLSEAMAVLLASVRQAREGKYVGKRSASSLHSEMRMRKVNSSMSEKRIQTGEKHSKYLDFCRVSLVEPLD